A window of the Brassica napus cultivar Da-Ae chromosome A2, Da-Ae, whole genome shotgun sequence genome harbors these coding sequences:
- the LOC106417036 gene encoding 18.1 kDa class I heat shock protein-like: protein MSLVPSLFGGRRSNAFDPFSLDAWDPFEGLLTPSSARDMAAFTNARVDWKETPEAHVFKADLPGLKKEEVKVEVEDKNILQISGERSKENEEKNDKWHRVERASGKFMRRFKLPENAKMEEVKATMENGVLTVTVPKAPEKKPEVKSIDISG from the coding sequence ATGTCTCTAGTTCCAAGCCTTTTCGGAGGACGCAGATCAAACGCTTTTGATCCGTTCTCGCTAGATGCATGGGATCCATTTGAAGGACTCTTAACGCCTTCCTCGGCTCGTGACATGGCAGCATTCACAAACGCAAGAGTGGACTGGAAGGAGACGCCGGAGGCACACGTGTTCAAAGCGGACTTGCCGGGGCTGAAGAAAGAGGAAGTGAAGGTTGAGGTTGAAGACAAGAACATACTGCAAATAAGTGGAGAGAGGAGCAAGGAGAACGAAGAGAAGAACGACAAGTGGCACCGTGTGGAGAGAGCAAGTGGGAAGTTTATGAGGAGGTTTAAGTTGCCTGAGAATGCGAAGATGGAAGAAGTGAAGGCGACAATGGAGAATGGTGTGCTTACGGTTACGGTACCAAAGGCGCCTGAGAAGAAGCCTGAAGTCAAGTCTATTGATATCTCAGGCTGA
- the LOC106385420 gene encoding probable NOT transcription complex subunit VIP2 isoform X1, with protein MSNLHSSLNGSASNLQDGSGRSFASSYTGQPGSPSPGFHHAAGSLQGLHNLHGSYNVRNMQGTLSSRNSSMNSLPSPGVQQANGSFSSGRFSSNNLPVALAQLSHGNSHGHSGIPNRGGINVGNPGYSSNANGVGGSIPGILSTSAGLSSRNSVSNIGHLLGNAGPRITTAMGNMVGGVNLGRTLSSGGLSMPGLSSRLNMAANSGSGLNVQGQNRMLGGGLPQGSQVMSMLGNSYHAGGGQLSQNHVNNMMLSDHSNDSSLFDINNDFPQLTSRPGSASGSQGQLGSLRKQGLGGPIVQQHQEFSIQNEDFPALPGYKGAGLLSSSLEIFAGGSSDYPMDLHQKEQLHDNAMSMMHSQNFSIPRSGGFNVGGTYPSHRTQQQPQHTSSGGLQGLGLRPLNSPNSVSGTGYDQLIQQYQQQQNQSQFPVQQMSSINQFRDSEIKSEADPFCLLGLLDVLNGTKPDLTSLALGIDLTTLGLDLNSTGKLYKTFASPWTNEPAKTEVEFTVPSCYYATPPPPLTRASFKRFSFELLFYTFYSMPKDEAQLYAADELYERGWFYHKEHKLWFFRVGEPMVRTALYERGTYECLDPNSFKIVRKEHCVVQYEHIEKRPSLLQH; from the exons ATGTCAAACCTTCAT TCATCTCTCAATGGTTCAGCTTCAAATTTACAAGATGGTTCAGGCAGATCTTTCGCTTCTTCCTATACTGGACAACCTGGTTCACCGTCTCCCGGTTTTCATCATGCTGCTG GAAGTCTTCAGGGACTTCATAATCTTCATGGTAGCTATAATGTAAGGAACATGCAAGGCACACTTTCATCAAGAAACTCAAGTATGAATAGTCTTCCATCTCCCGGTGTACAGCAAGCTAACGGGAGTTTTTCTAGCGGAAGATTTTCTTCAAATAACCTACCTGTTGCCCTCGCTCAG CTGTCTCATGGTAACTCACATGGACATTCTGGAATACCGAATAGAGGAGGTATTAATGTCGGCAACCCTGGATATAGTAGTAACGCAAATGGAGTTGGTGGTTCTATTCCTGGGATTCTCTCCACATCTGCTGGGCTCAGTAGTAGGAATAGTGTTTCGAATATTGGACATCTGTTGGGGAACGCGGGTCCGAGAATAACTACCGCGATGGGGAACATGGTTGGTGGAGTTAACTTGGGGAGGACTCTTAGCTCTGGTGGATTGTCTATGCCTGGTCTTTCTTCGCGGCTGAATATGGCAGCTAATAGCGGATCAGGATTAAATGTTCAAGGACAGAACCGAATGCTGGGTGGAGGACTTCCTCAAG GATCTCAGGTCATGTCTATGCTGGGAAACTCCTACCATGCTGGTGGTGGCCAACTCTCGCAGAACCATGTTAATAATATGATGCTCAGTGATCACTCTAACGACAGTTCTCTTTTTGACATCAATAACGATTTCCCCCAGCTGACAAGTCGTCCTGGTTCTGCTAGTGGCTCTCAAGGACAACTGG GCTCTTTGAGGAAACAAGGTTTAGGAGGCCCAATTGTCCAACAACACCAGGAGTTCAGCATCCAAAATGAAGACTTTCCAGCTCTCCCTGGATATAAAGGTGCTGGTTTATTATCGTCTTCATTGGAG ATTTTTGCAGGTGGTAGTTCTGATTACCCGATGGATTTGCATCAGAAAGAACAGCTCCATGACAATGCTATGTCAATGATGCACTCTCAAAACTTTTCT ATACCTAGATCTGGTGGTTTCAACGTGGGGGGAACATATCCATCACATCGTACACAGCAACAGCCACAACATACTTCATCTGGTGGGCTACAAGGTCTTGGCTTGAGACCTCTAAACTCGCCCAATTCAGTTTCCGGTACCGGTTATGATCAGCTTATTCAGCAGTATCAGCAGCAACAAAATCAATCACAGTTCCCTGTGCAACAAATGTCATCGATCAACCAATTTAGAGATTCTGAGATAAAGTCGGAGGCTGATCCTTTCTGCTTGCTTGGCTTGTTAGACGTACTAAACGGGACCAAACCTGATTTAACATCCCTTGCTCTTGGCATCGACTTAACGACGCTGGGATTGGATTTGAATTCAACTGGAAAACTCTACAAGACATTTGCTTCCCCTTGGACTAATGAACCGGCAAAGACCGAGGTCGAGTTCACAGTGCCAAGCTGTTACTACGCCACACCACCTCCGCCTTTAACT CGAGCAAGTTTCAAAAGGTTCTCCTTTGAGTTATTGTTCTACACATTTTACAG TATGCCAAAAGATGAAGCACAACTATACGCAGCAGATGAact TTACGAAAGGGGTTGGTTTTACCATAAGGAACATAAGTTATGGTTCTTCAGAGTTGGGGAGCCTATGGTCAGAACAGCCCTATATGAAAGAGGAACATACGAGTGCCTAGATCCAAACTCCTTCAAAATAGTCAGAAAG GAACATTGTGTTGTCCAGTACGAGCACATTGAGAAGAGACCAAGCTTGCTGCAGCATTGA
- the LOC106385420 gene encoding probable NOT transcription complex subunit VIP2 isoform X2, with protein MSNLHSSLNGSASNLQDGSGRSFASSYTGQPGSPSPGFHHAAGSLQGLHNLHGSYNVRNMQGTLSSRNSSMNSLPSPGVQQANGSFSSGRFSSNNLPVALAQLSHGNSHGHSGIPNRGGINVGNPGYSSNANGVGGSIPGILSTSAGLSSRNSVSNIGHLLGNAGPRITTAMGNMVGGVNLGRTLSSGGLSMPGLSSRLNMAANSGSGLNVQGQNRMLGGGLPQGSQVMSMLGNSYHAGGGQLSQNHVNNMMLSDHSNDSSLFDINNDFPQLTSRPGSASGSQGQLGSLRKQGLGGPIVQQHQEFSIQNEDFPALPGYKGGSSDYPMDLHQKEQLHDNAMSMMHSQNFSIPRSGGFNVGGTYPSHRTQQQPQHTSSGGLQGLGLRPLNSPNSVSGTGYDQLIQQYQQQQNQSQFPVQQMSSINQFRDSEIKSEADPFCLLGLLDVLNGTKPDLTSLALGIDLTTLGLDLNSTGKLYKTFASPWTNEPAKTEVEFTVPSCYYATPPPPLTRASFKRFSFELLFYTFYSMPKDEAQLYAADELYERGWFYHKEHKLWFFRVGEPMVRTALYERGTYECLDPNSFKIVRKEHCVVQYEHIEKRPSLLQH; from the exons ATGTCAAACCTTCAT TCATCTCTCAATGGTTCAGCTTCAAATTTACAAGATGGTTCAGGCAGATCTTTCGCTTCTTCCTATACTGGACAACCTGGTTCACCGTCTCCCGGTTTTCATCATGCTGCTG GAAGTCTTCAGGGACTTCATAATCTTCATGGTAGCTATAATGTAAGGAACATGCAAGGCACACTTTCATCAAGAAACTCAAGTATGAATAGTCTTCCATCTCCCGGTGTACAGCAAGCTAACGGGAGTTTTTCTAGCGGAAGATTTTCTTCAAATAACCTACCTGTTGCCCTCGCTCAG CTGTCTCATGGTAACTCACATGGACATTCTGGAATACCGAATAGAGGAGGTATTAATGTCGGCAACCCTGGATATAGTAGTAACGCAAATGGAGTTGGTGGTTCTATTCCTGGGATTCTCTCCACATCTGCTGGGCTCAGTAGTAGGAATAGTGTTTCGAATATTGGACATCTGTTGGGGAACGCGGGTCCGAGAATAACTACCGCGATGGGGAACATGGTTGGTGGAGTTAACTTGGGGAGGACTCTTAGCTCTGGTGGATTGTCTATGCCTGGTCTTTCTTCGCGGCTGAATATGGCAGCTAATAGCGGATCAGGATTAAATGTTCAAGGACAGAACCGAATGCTGGGTGGAGGACTTCCTCAAG GATCTCAGGTCATGTCTATGCTGGGAAACTCCTACCATGCTGGTGGTGGCCAACTCTCGCAGAACCATGTTAATAATATGATGCTCAGTGATCACTCTAACGACAGTTCTCTTTTTGACATCAATAACGATTTCCCCCAGCTGACAAGTCGTCCTGGTTCTGCTAGTGGCTCTCAAGGACAACTGG GCTCTTTGAGGAAACAAGGTTTAGGAGGCCCAATTGTCCAACAACACCAGGAGTTCAGCATCCAAAATGAAGACTTTCCAGCTCTCCCTGGATATAAAG GTGGTAGTTCTGATTACCCGATGGATTTGCATCAGAAAGAACAGCTCCATGACAATGCTATGTCAATGATGCACTCTCAAAACTTTTCT ATACCTAGATCTGGTGGTTTCAACGTGGGGGGAACATATCCATCACATCGTACACAGCAACAGCCACAACATACTTCATCTGGTGGGCTACAAGGTCTTGGCTTGAGACCTCTAAACTCGCCCAATTCAGTTTCCGGTACCGGTTATGATCAGCTTATTCAGCAGTATCAGCAGCAACAAAATCAATCACAGTTCCCTGTGCAACAAATGTCATCGATCAACCAATTTAGAGATTCTGAGATAAAGTCGGAGGCTGATCCTTTCTGCTTGCTTGGCTTGTTAGACGTACTAAACGGGACCAAACCTGATTTAACATCCCTTGCTCTTGGCATCGACTTAACGACGCTGGGATTGGATTTGAATTCAACTGGAAAACTCTACAAGACATTTGCTTCCCCTTGGACTAATGAACCGGCAAAGACCGAGGTCGAGTTCACAGTGCCAAGCTGTTACTACGCCACACCACCTCCGCCTTTAACT CGAGCAAGTTTCAAAAGGTTCTCCTTTGAGTTATTGTTCTACACATTTTACAG TATGCCAAAAGATGAAGCACAACTATACGCAGCAGATGAact TTACGAAAGGGGTTGGTTTTACCATAAGGAACATAAGTTATGGTTCTTCAGAGTTGGGGAGCCTATGGTCAGAACAGCCCTATATGAAAGAGGAACATACGAGTGCCTAGATCCAAACTCCTTCAAAATAGTCAGAAAG GAACATTGTGTTGTCCAGTACGAGCACATTGAGAAGAGACCAAGCTTGCTGCAGCATTGA
- the LOC106385401 gene encoding histone H4, whose translation MSGRGKGGKGLGKGGAKRHRKVLRDNIQGITKPAIRRLARRGGVKRISGLIYEETRGVLKIFLENVIRDAVTYTEHARRKTVTAMDVVYALKRQGRTLYGFGG comes from the coding sequence ATGTCGGGTCGTGGAAAGGGAGGAAAGGGTTTGGGCAAAGGAGGAGCCAAGCGTCACAGGAAGGTTCTGAGAGACAACATCCAGGGAATCACCAAGCCGGCGATTCGGAGGCTGGCACGTAGAGGTGGAGTCAAGCGTATCAGTGGTTTGATCTACGAGGAGACACGTGGCGTCCTCAAGATCTTTTTGGAGAACGTTATTCGTGACGCTGTGACATACACTGAGCACGCCAGAAGGAAGACTGTGACTGCGATGGATGTGGTCTACGCGTTGAAGAGGCAAGGGAGGACGCTTTACGGGTTTGGTGGTTAA
- the LOC106386838 gene encoding probable LRR receptor-like serine/threonine-protein kinase At5g59680 has protein sequence MERSLGLLLALIATMTIIHLVHAQDQRGFISLDCGLPESEPSSYIESVTGLNFSSDATFIQSGETGTIQTYLKISLKPYRTLRYFREGTRNCYDIPVEKRRIYLIKAWFIYGNYDGLDIRPKFDMYLGPNLWATVDMQKLFNDPTSEEMLHNSTSDSLQICLVKSGTTTPLISSLELRPLGRDSYSTKSGSLKLLERIYYTNSGNEIRYPDDAYDRQWTPHSQLWLPHISTTSDVSDGGSYKLPKAVRQNAATPTNASEPLTIEWTSENPNDQYYMYEHLAEIQDLQANETREFAVFLNGHSFSDPVTPEKLEIITMASHTPRTCEGGKCSLQLTRTWRSTLPPLLNAYEIYRVIQFTQSETNEKDVVAIKSIKHAYGLNIINWQGDPCVPQHFMWDGLNCSSTDISIPPIITSLNLSSIGLSGTIAAAIQNLEQLENLDLSNNNLTGELPEFLGNIMFINLSENNLNGSIPAALQRKDVILHGNPRLFHPGTSCSKSPSKKFPVAMVACVATVVILVAALVLFLVFRKKKVSTVDDPQLGQRMSLINKRFTYSEVIKMTNNFQGALGEGGFGRVYRGTLNDSEHVAVKVCNESSPQFFKQFKAEVDILLRAHHKYLVNLVGYCDEGNHLALVYEFVPNGDLKEHLSGKQGRPIINWGMRLKIAMEVSQGLEYLHDGCKPSMIHRDVKTANILLCEDFQAKIADFGLSRSSPVAGETHVLTVVAGTPGYLDPEYHSTSRLSKKSDVYSFGILLLEMITNKPVIDVDGTREMSGIAQWVRLELERGEITKIMDPNLYVDYNSPSVWNALTLAISCTDPSSANRPPMSDVVTKLKACLASENLSGLSEFC, from the exons ATGGAGAGATCTCTTGGGCTTTTGTTGGCGCTCATTGCAACTATGACCATCATTCATCTTGTTCATGCTCAGGATCAACGAg GGTTTATTAGTTTGGACTGCGGACTACCTGAGAGTGAACCGTCTTCTTACATTGAATCGGTAACCGGATTAAATTTCTCTTCGGACGCAACGTTCATCCAAAGCGGAGAAACGGGTACAATCCAAACATATCTGAAAATCTCGTTGAAGCCATACAGGACGCTAAGATATTTTCGGGAAGGAACAAGGAACTGCTACGATATACCCGTCGAGAAGAGAAGGATCTATTTAATCAAAGCTTGGTTTATATATGGAAATTATGATGGTCTTGACATTAGACCCAAGTTTGATATGTATCTTGGACCAAATCTATGGGCCACGGTGGATATGCAAAAGCTATTTAATGATCCTACAAGTGAAGAGATGTTACATAATTCAACATCAGACTCGTTGCAGATTTGTCTTGTTAAGAGTGGGACAACTACACCGTTAATATCCTCATTGGAATTACGGCCGTTGGGACGCGATTCTTATAGCACTAAGTCTGGTTCTCTCAAACTTTTAGAACGAATATATTATACCAATTCAGGGAATGAAATAAG GTACCCGGACGATGCATATGATCGGCAATGGACTCCGCATTCTCAGTTGTGGTTGCCCCACATATCCACCACTAGCGATGTTTCCGATGGTGGCAGTTACAAACTACCAAAAGCCGTGCGCCAAAATGCCGCCACGCCAACTAATGCTAGTGAGCCATTGACGATTGAATGGACTTCAGAAAATCCTAATGACCAATATTACATGTATGAACACCTGGCAGAGATCCAAGACTTGCAGGCCAATGAAACCAGGGAATTCGCCGTGTTCTTGAACGGACATAGTTTTTCTGACCCTGTAACTCCCGAAAAGTTAGAAATAATAACTATGGCAAGTCATACCCCTAGGACGTGTGAAGGAGGGAAATGCAGTTTGCAACTGACAAGAACCTGGAGATCTACTCTTCCACCTCTACTTAATGCATATGAAATCTATAGAGTCATCCAATTTACACAATCTGAAACAAACGAAAAAGACG tGGTTGCTATAAAAAGTATCAAACATGCCTATGGATTGAATATAATCAACTGGCAAGGTGATCCATGTGTCCCTCAACACTTTATGTGGGACGGTTTAAACTGCAGTTCCACAGATATCTCCATACCACCAATAATCACTTCTTT AAATTTGTCTTCCATTGGTTTAAGTGGAACCATAGCAGCTGCCATCCAAAATCTTGAGCAGCTTGAAAATCT GGATTTGTCAAATAACAACTTGACTGGAGAGTTGCCTGAATTTCTTGGCAACATAATGTTTAT aAACCTAAGCGAGAACAATCTCAATGGTTCAATACCTGCAGCTCTTCAGAGGAAAGACGTAAT TCTTCATGGAAACCCAAGGCTATTCCATCCTGGCACATCATGCTCAAAATCACCTAGCAAGAAATTTCCTGTGGCGATGGTTGCATGTGTTGCTACTGTGGTCATTCTCGTTGCTGCTTTagttctttttcttgttttcagaAAGAAAAAGGTATCGACTGTCGATG ATCCACAACTAGGACAGAGAATGTCACTGATAAATAAAAGATTTACTTATTCAGAAgttattaaaatgacaaataacTTCCAGGGAGCCTTAGGTGAAGGAGGGTTCGGTAGAGTGTATCGGGGTACTCTAAATGATTCTGAACATGTGGCCGTTAAAGTATGCAATGAATCATCACCTCAATTCTTTAAACAGTTTAAGGCAGAG GTTGATATTCTTCTTAGAGCTCACCATAAATATTTGGTAAACCTTGTCGGATACTGCGATGAAGGGAATCACTTGGCCCTCGTCTACGAGTTTGTACCCAATGGCGACTTAAAAGAACATCTGTCAG GAAAACAAGGTAGACCTATCATCAACTGGGGTATGCGGCTAAAAATTGCCATGGAGGTTTCACAAG GATTGGAGTATTTACATGATGGATGCAAACCGTCAATGATTCATAGAGATGTTAAAACTGCGAACATATTATTGTGTGAGGATTTTCAAGCGAAGATTGCAGATTTTGGGCTCTCTAGATCTTCCCCAGTTGCAGGAGAAACGCATGTTTTGACGGTGGTTGCTGGTACTCCTGGATACCTTGATCCCGA ATATCACAGTACATCTCGGTTGTCTAAGAAGAGCGATGTCTATAGTTTTGGAATTTTGCTGTTAGAAATGATCACTAACAAACCAGTTATTGATGTTGATGGCACTCGTGAAATGTCTGGCATAGCACAATGGGTGAGGTTGGAGCTCGAACGGGGAGAGATTACTAAAATCATGGATCCAAACCTCTATGTGGATTACAATTCTCCTTCTGTTTGGAATGCTCTTACACTAGCAATTTCATGCACGGATCCTTCCTCGGCGAACCGACCACCCATGTCTGATGTTGTTACCAAACTAAAAGCTTGTCTTGCGTCTGAAAACCTGAGTGGACTATCTGAGTTCTGTTGA